The Flavobacterium marginilacus genome window below encodes:
- a CDS encoding AAA family ATPase, translating to MSDVTAIQNLVQKRNELKKEISKIIVGQEAVVDQILLCIFSGGHALLVGVPGLAKTLLVNTLAQALGLDFKRIQFTPDLMPSDILGSEILDENRQFKFIKGPIFSNIILADEINRTPPKTQAALLEAMQERSVTIAGANHKLSLPYFVLATQNPIEQEGTYPLPEAQLDRFMFAIKLEYPSFEEEVQVVKRTTADVDTKVNALFTAQEIIDFQHLIRRIPVADNVVEYAVGLVSKTRPDNKLSNEFVKNYLDWGAGPRASQNLILAAKANAAFHGKFSPDIEDVKAVAVGILRHRIIKNYKADAEGISEEMIIGKLV from the coding sequence ATGTCGGATGTAACAGCGATACAAAATTTAGTTCAGAAGCGTAATGAATTAAAAAAAGAAATATCTAAAATTATTGTAGGCCAAGAAGCTGTTGTTGATCAGATTTTGCTATGTATTTTTTCAGGAGGACATGCCTTGTTAGTAGGAGTTCCTGGACTTGCTAAGACTTTGTTGGTGAATACTTTGGCGCAGGCTTTAGGTCTGGATTTTAAAAGAATTCAATTTACTCCTGATTTAATGCCTTCAGATATATTAGGGAGTGAAATATTGGATGAAAACAGGCAGTTTAAATTTATTAAAGGGCCTATATTTTCAAATATTATTCTGGCAGATGAAATCAATAGAACGCCTCCAAAGACGCAGGCGGCTTTATTAGAAGCAATGCAGGAACGTTCGGTTACTATTGCTGGCGCAAACCATAAACTGAGTCTGCCTTATTTTGTTTTGGCTACACAAAACCCAATAGAACAGGAGGGGACTTATCCATTGCCTGAAGCACAGTTAGACCGATTTATGTTTGCGATAAAACTTGAGTATCCATCTTTTGAAGAAGAAGTGCAAGTTGTGAAAAGAACTACTGCAGATGTCGATACAAAGGTGAATGCATTATTTACTGCTCAGGAAATTATTGATTTTCAGCATTTGATCCGCCGTATTCCAGTTGCAGATAATGTAGTGGAATATGCAGTTGGGTTAGTAAGTAAAACACGTCCTGATAATAAACTGTCTAATGAATTTGTGAAAAATTATCTGGATTGGGGTGCGGGTCCAAGAGCTTCGCAGAATTTGATTTTGGCAGCCAAAGCAAATGCGGCTTTTCATGGTAAATTTTCTCCGGATATAGAAGATGTAAAAGCTGTTGCAGTTGGTATCCTGCGACATAGAATTATTAAAAACTATAAAGCAGATGCCGAAGGAATTTCTGAGGAAATGATAATTGGAAAGCTTGTTTAA